A region from the Sulfitobacter sp. D7 genome encodes:
- a CDS encoding LysR family transcriptional regulator ArgP: MQLDSAQLTALASILRLGSFDAAAAALGVTPSAISQRVKALEDRVGTTLVLRGQPCTGTPTGQRLAKHAEDVALLEAQALGVSGNTSPPRLRLAVPADVLATWLIPALAQIPEMLFDLVIDDQDTSADWLRRGEVSAAVTGQARAAPGCDMLALGALRYHATASPAYMKKWFAHGVTTETLGQAPMLTFNRKDQLQGRWLMQKTRQRLTPPSHHLPSSHGFVAAAREGLGWGMNPAPLVAEDMEKGRLVSLDDALPLDVPLYWQVARIMAPALAPLTAAIRAAAREALVQGAR, translated from the coding sequence ATGCAGCTAGACAGCGCCCAACTGACCGCTTTGGCGAGCATCCTGCGACTTGGCAGCTTTGACGCGGCGGCGGCGGCGCTCGGGGTCACCCCCTCCGCCATCTCGCAGCGGGTGAAGGCGCTTGAGGATCGAGTCGGCACCACGCTGGTCTTGCGCGGCCAACCCTGTACCGGCACGCCGACGGGCCAGCGGCTGGCGAAACATGCCGAAGACGTGGCCCTGCTCGAAGCGCAGGCATTGGGCGTCAGCGGCAACACGTCCCCGCCCCGGCTGCGGCTGGCGGTGCCTGCGGATGTACTGGCGACATGGCTCATCCCGGCCTTGGCGCAGATACCGGAGATGCTGTTTGATCTGGTGATCGACGATCAAGACACCTCCGCCGATTGGCTGCGGCGTGGAGAGGTCAGCGCGGCTGTGACCGGACAAGCCCGCGCCGCACCGGGCTGCGATATGCTGGCTTTGGGTGCGCTGCGCTATCACGCGACGGCAAGCCCCGCCTATATGAAGAAATGGTTTGCCCACGGCGTCACCACCGAGACACTGGGCCAAGCGCCGATGCTGACCTTTAACCGCAAGGATCAACTGCAGGGGCGCTGGCTGATGCAAAAAACCAGGCAGCGATTGACCCCGCCCAGCCACCACCTGCCCTCAAGTCACGGCTTCGTGGCGGCGGCGCGCGAAGGCTTGGGCTGGGGCATGAACCCTGCCCCTCTGGTGGCTGAGGATATGGAGAAAGGCCGCCTCGTCTCGCTCGACGACGCATTGCCATTGGATGTGCCGCTTTACTGGCAGGTCGCGCGGATCATGGCCCCCGCGCTTGCCCCGCTCACCGCCGCCATAAGGGCTGCGGCGCGCGAGGCGCTGGTGCAAGGGGCGCGTTAA
- a CDS encoding YebC/PmpR family DNA-binding transcriptional regulator, with protein MAGHSKWANIQHRKGRQDKLRAKVFSKLSKEITIAAKMGDPDPEKNPRLRMAVKEAKGQSMPKDNIERAIKKAVGGEGEDYEEIRYEGYGPNGVAVIVEAMTDNRNRTASTVRSTFTKNGGNLGETGSVGFMFERKGEVIYPASVGDADTVMLAAIEAGAEDVESSEDGHVIYCADTDLNDVSTALEAELGESESTKLIWRPTTTTEMDLEAMEKLMKLVDALEEDDDVQRVTTNFEASDEVMAQL; from the coding sequence ATGGCCGGTCACTCCAAATGGGCAAACATCCAGCATCGCAAGGGCCGTCAGGACAAGCTGCGCGCCAAGGTGTTTTCCAAACTTTCCAAGGAAATCACCATCGCGGCCAAGATGGGCGACCCCGACCCGGAAAAGAACCCGCGTCTGCGCATGGCCGTGAAAGAGGCCAAAGGCCAGTCCATGCCCAAGGACAACATCGAACGCGCCATCAAGAAGGCCGTGGGCGGTGAGGGCGAGGATTACGAAGAAATCCGCTATGAGGGCTATGGCCCGAACGGCGTGGCGGTGATCGTGGAAGCGATGACCGACAACCGGAACCGCACCGCTTCGACCGTGCGCTCGACCTTCACCAAGAACGGTGGCAATCTGGGCGAGACAGGCTCGGTCGGTTTTATGTTCGAGCGCAAGGGCGAGGTGATCTATCCCGCGTCCGTGGGCGACGCGGACACCGTGATGTTGGCGGCGATTGAGGCCGGAGCCGAAGATGTCGAAAGCTCCGAAGACGGTCACGTCATCTATTGCGCCGACACCGATCTCAATGATGTGTCGACAGCGCTCGAGGCGGAACTGGGCGAGTCGGAATCGACTAAACTGATCTGGCGTCCGACCACCACCACCGAGATGGACCTTGAGGCCATGGAAAAGCTAATGAAGCTGGTCGATGCGCTTGAGGAAGACGACGACGTGCAGCGCGTCACCACCAATTTCGAAGCCTCTGATGAGGTTATGGCGCAGCTTTAA
- a CDS encoding SLC13 family permease, which translates to MTTDQIILFTLFGAVFGLLLWGRFRYDIVAFGALMAGVVLGVVPTENAFDGFGHPATLIVALVLVVSAGLVRSGAVMLITRTLVDSSRSLGAHISIMGAVGGVLSAFMNNVAALALLMPVDIQTARKAGRAPGLSLMPLSFATILGGMATLIGTPPNIIIASIRQESLGAPFKMFDFAPVGGLAAIAGLIFVALIGWRLIPAREDAMIEADDIAEYIAELTVPEGNKQIGKRLAELQEEAHKADVAILGLMRDGKRRYGTARNVVLQAGDAIVLEATPDALDEFRSTLNLALADSDREDLLLADGDGVEIVEVVVTEGSRLNGRTAQAVGLSWRQRTVLLGLSRQGRKITSQLRTTELKPGDILLLLVPRDTVAHVTDWLGVLPLADRGLAVTQDSKTWLAIGMFAGAVAAASFGLIYLPIALGLVVVGYVLAKIVPLSELYTHIEWPVIVLLGSMIPLGAALETSGGTELIAGALVGLTEGLPAWVVLTVLMVVTMSLSDVLNNTATTIVAAPVGIQMAQTLGVSPDPFLMAVAVAASSAFLTPIGHKNNTLILGPGGYSFGDYWRMGLPLEIIVVAVSIPAILVFWPL; encoded by the coding sequence ATGACCACAGATCAGATCATTCTCTTTACCCTCTTTGGCGCGGTCTTTGGCCTGCTGCTGTGGGGCCGCTTTCGCTATGACATCGTGGCATTTGGCGCACTGATGGCCGGGGTGGTGCTGGGGGTGGTGCCCACGGAAAACGCCTTTGACGGCTTTGGCCATCCGGCGACGCTGATCGTGGCGCTGGTGCTGGTGGTTTCCGCCGGGCTGGTGCGTTCGGGCGCGGTGATGTTGATCACCCGCACGCTGGTGGACAGTTCGCGCAGCTTGGGCGCGCATATCTCGATCATGGGGGCCGTCGGCGGGGTGCTCTCGGCCTTTATGAACAACGTGGCGGCCTTGGCGCTTTTGATGCCGGTCGACATTCAGACCGCGCGCAAAGCGGGCCGCGCGCCGGGGCTAAGCCTGATGCCGCTGAGTTTTGCCACCATCCTTGGCGGCATGGCCACGCTGATTGGCACGCCGCCCAATATTATCATCGCGTCGATCCGGCAGGAATCGCTGGGGGCGCCTTTCAAGATGTTCGACTTTGCCCCGGTGGGCGGTTTGGCCGCCATTGCCGGGCTGATCTTCGTGGCCTTGATCGGCTGGCGTTTGATCCCCGCCCGCGAAGACGCGATGATCGAAGCTGATGATATCGCGGAATATATCGCCGAGTTGACCGTGCCCGAGGGCAATAAGCAGATCGGCAAGCGTCTGGCAGAGCTACAGGAAGAAGCACATAAGGCCGATGTGGCGATCCTTGGGCTGATGCGGGACGGCAAACGGCGCTATGGCACCGCGCGCAACGTGGTGCTGCAGGCCGGAGACGCGATCGTGCTGGAAGCCACGCCCGACGCGCTGGACGAATTTCGCAGCACCCTGAACCTCGCGCTGGCGGACAGTGACCGCGAAGACCTGCTGCTGGCCGATGGCGACGGGGTCGAGATTGTCGAGGTCGTGGTGACCGAAGGGTCCCGCCTCAATGGTCGCACGGCGCAGGCGGTGGGCCTTTCGTGGCGCCAGCGCACGGTGCTTCTGGGTCTGTCTCGGCAAGGCCGCAAGATCACCTCGCAGCTGCGCACAACCGAGCTGAAACCCGGTGACATCCTCTTGCTGCTGGTGCCGCGTGACACGGTGGCCCATGTCACCGACTGGCTGGGCGTACTGCCCTTGGCCGACCGTGGCCTTGCCGTGACCCAAGACAGCAAGACGTGGCTTGCCATCGGCATGTTCGCAGGTGCGGTGGCGGCGGCCTCCTTTGGGTTGATCTATCTGCCCATTGCGCTTGGGCTGGTGGTCGTGGGCTATGTGCTGGCCAAGATCGTGCCGCTGTCGGAGCTCTATACTCATATCGAATGGCCGGTGATCGTGCTTTTGGGCTCCATGATCCCGCTGGGCGCGGCGCTGGAAACCTCGGGCGGGACCGAGTTGATCGCGGGCGCGCTGGTGGGGCTGACCGAGGGGCTGCCCGCATGGGTCGTGCTGACGGTGCTCATGGTGGTGACCATGTCGCTGTCGGATGTGCTGAACAACACGGCGACGACAATCGTCGCCGCCCCGGTGGGCATCCAGATGGCGCAGACGCTCGGGGTGTCGCCCGACCCCTTCCTGATGGCGGTGGCGGTGGCGGCCTCTTCGGCGTTCCTCACGCCGATTGGACATAAGAACAACACCCTGATCCTTGGCCCCGGCGGCTATTCCTTTGGCGACTATTGGCGCATGGGGCTGCCGCTAGAGATCATCGTCGTCGCGGTGTCGATCCCCGCGATCCTCGTCTTTTGGCCACTTTGA
- a CDS encoding bile acid:sodium symporter family protein, whose product MDILINVVLPLSLAIIMLSLGVGLTVQDFTRVAKYPRAFGLGALCQVVLVPAAAWAVATAFGLSGELAVGLMILSFCPGGVTSNMVSKFARGDVALSVTLTAVVSLLSILTVPIFTAIAVRHFMGDAAPDVSVATLAMAMFLITTLPVALGLLLRHGAPALALRIEPGLSALAALLFVLIVLAALAGNWSLFAENLASLGPALISFNVVLMLLGLGIAGAAGLAWRTRKTISIEVGIQNATLGITLAALISGQASGFSAYALPSAVYGITMYLVALPFVLWFRKR is encoded by the coding sequence ATGGATATTCTAATCAACGTCGTACTGCCGCTGTCTTTGGCGATCATCATGCTGTCGCTGGGGGTCGGCCTTACGGTCCAAGACTTCACCCGCGTTGCAAAATACCCGCGCGCTTTCGGGTTGGGCGCGCTGTGCCAAGTGGTGCTGGTGCCCGCCGCCGCTTGGGCCGTCGCCACGGCCTTTGGCCTCAGCGGAGAGCTGGCGGTGGGGCTGATGATCCTGTCCTTCTGCCCCGGCGGGGTGACCTCGAACATGGTCAGCAAATTCGCGCGGGGCGATGTGGCGCTGTCGGTGACTTTGACGGCGGTCGTCTCGCTCCTGAGCATTCTGACCGTGCCGATCTTCACCGCCATCGCCGTGCGGCATTTCATGGGCGATGCGGCCCCGGATGTGTCGGTCGCAACACTTGCCATGGCGATGTTTCTGATCACCACCCTGCCCGTCGCGCTTGGGCTGCTGCTGCGCCACGGCGCGCCTGCCTTGGCCCTGCGGATCGAGCCGGGTCTCTCGGCCCTCGCCGCGCTGCTTTTTGTGCTGATCGTGCTGGCCGCTTTGGCCGGGAACTGGAGCCTTTTTGCTGAGAACCTCGCCAGCCTCGGGCCTGCGCTCATCAGCTTTAACGTCGTTTTAATGCTGCTGGGGCTGGGCATCGCCGGGGCCGCGGGGCTGGCGTGGCGGACGCGCAAGACGATTTCGATTGAGGTCGGCATTCAGAACGCCACGCTGGGCATCACCCTCGCCGCTTTGATATCGGGCCAAGCCTCGGGGTTCAGCGCCTACGCCCTGCCCTCGGCGGTCTATGGGATTACCATGTATCTGGTGGCCCTGCCCTTTGTGCTTTGGTTTCGCAAGCGCTGA
- a CDS encoding SLC13 family permease: protein MEFFSFSPMETAVLTLVVVGMMFVLFLREAFPTEVVAIAGAALLLAIGVLPYDDALAVLSNPAPWTIAAMFIIMGALVRTGALDVLTRLAERSAKTHPKTAVAGVILSVMAASAIMNNTPVVVVMIPVVVQLTRTLNTKASKLLIPLSYAAIMGGSLTLIGTSTNLLVDGVARSQGMAPFGIFEILPVGLVVCTWGLIYMLFFADKLLPARDSMANMLSDRSKMKFFTEAVIPPESNLIGREVLDVQLFKREGVRLIDVVRGDDSLRRNLKGVELQVGDRVVLRTQMTELLSLQNNKELRRVDQLSAVETTTVEVLITPGCRMVGRSLGSMRLRRRYGVYPLAVHRRNQNIGQQLDQLIVKVGDTLLLEGAAEDIQRLASEMNLVDVTQPSARAFRRGHAPIAIAALVGIVTLAAFNVAPILALAVIAVAVVLVTGCIDAEEAFSFVEGRLLALIFAMLAVGAALQNSGAIALIVDNIAPGLAQLPPFFIIWAVFLLTTTLTEIVSNNAVAVIMTPIAISLSAALGMDPRPLVVAVMIAASCAFATPIGYQTNTLVYGPGGYKFTDFMRIGIPLNLSMSLLVSAVIPLFW, encoded by the coding sequence ATGGAATTTTTCAGCTTCTCTCCGATGGAGACGGCGGTGCTCACCCTCGTGGTCGTCGGCATGATGTTCGTGCTTTTCCTGCGCGAAGCTTTCCCCACCGAAGTGGTCGCCATCGCCGGTGCCGCGCTTTTGCTGGCCATCGGCGTCTTGCCCTATGACGATGCGCTGGCGGTGCTGTCGAACCCCGCGCCTTGGACCATTGCAGCCATGTTCATCATCATGGGGGCCTTGGTGCGGACCGGGGCGTTGGATGTGCTAACCCGGCTGGCCGAACGCTCGGCCAAGACCCACCCCAAGACGGCGGTGGCGGGGGTGATCCTGTCGGTCATGGCGGCGAGTGCGATCATGAACAACACGCCCGTCGTCGTGGTGATGATCCCGGTGGTCGTGCAACTCACCCGTACGCTCAATACCAAAGCCTCTAAGCTGCTGATCCCGCTCAGCTATGCCGCGATCATGGGCGGCTCTCTCACGCTGATCGGCACCTCGACCAACCTGTTGGTGGATGGTGTGGCGCGGTCGCAGGGGATGGCGCCTTTCGGGATCTTCGAGATCCTTCCCGTGGGTCTTGTCGTCTGCACATGGGGTTTGATTTACATGCTGTTTTTCGCCGACAAACTGCTGCCCGCGCGCGACAGCATGGCGAATATGCTCTCGGATCGCTCCAAGATGAAGTTCTTTACCGAGGCGGTGATCCCCCCTGAAAGCAACTTGATTGGCCGCGAAGTGCTGGACGTGCAGCTGTTCAAACGCGAGGGCGTGCGGTTGATCGACGTGGTGCGAGGCGACGATTCATTGCGCCGCAACCTCAAAGGCGTTGAGCTTCAGGTCGGGGACCGCGTGGTGCTGCGGACCCAGATGACCGAGCTGTTGAGCCTGCAAAACAACAAGGAACTGCGCCGGGTCGACCAGCTTTCGGCAGTGGAAACCACGACCGTCGAAGTGCTGATCACCCCCGGTTGCCGGATGGTGGGGCGCAGTTTGGGCTCCATGCGGCTGCGGCGGCGCTATGGCGTCTATCCGCTGGCGGTGCATCGGCGGAACCAGAATATCGGCCAACAGCTTGACCAACTGATCGTCAAAGTGGGGGACACGCTGCTGCTGGAAGGCGCTGCAGAGGATATTCAGCGTCTGGCCAGCGAGATGAACCTCGTTGACGTGACCCAACCCTCGGCCCGTGCGTTTCGGCGGGGCCATGCGCCGATCGCCATCGCGGCGCTGGTGGGCATCGTCACACTGGCGGCCTTCAACGTCGCGCCGATCTTGGCTTTGGCCGTGATCGCCGTGGCCGTGGTGCTGGTGACCGGCTGTATCGACGCAGAGGAGGCATTCTCTTTCGTCGAAGGGCGCTTGTTGGCGCTGATCTTTGCCATGCTGGCCGTTGGCGCTGCCCTGCAGAACTCAGGGGCGATTGCGCTGATCGTCGACAATATCGCGCCGGGATTGGCACAGTTGCCGCCGTTTTTCATCATCTGGGCGGTGTTCCTGCTGACCACGACCCTTACCGAGATCGTCAGCAACAATGCTGTGGCAGTCATCATGACGCCGATCGCCATCAGCCTCAGCGCCGCCCTTGGCATGGACCCGCGCCCGCTGGTTGTGGCGGTGATGATCGCGGCCTCCTGCGCCTTTGCCACGCCCATCGGCTATCAGACCAATACGTTGGTTTACGGGCCGGGGGGGTATAAATTCACCGATTTCATGCGCATCGGGATCCCGCTGAACCTGAGCATGTCGCTGTTGGTAAGCGCGGTGATCCCGCTGTTTTGGTAA
- a CDS encoding TIGR00282 family metallophosphoesterase — MKILFLGDVMGRAGRRAITENLARLRRDWKLDFIVVNGENATGGMGLSGAHAKTLLEAGADCLTLGDHAFDQKDMLSFIEQEPRVIRPLNFSKNAPGKGAKLFTAQNGKKVLVTQALGQVFMKRPFDDPFSALEPVLKTHPLGGMAQAIIVDMHCEATSEKMAMGHWCDGRASLVVGTHTHVPTADAMILPGGTAYLSDAGMCGDYHSVIGMDKAEPLRRFITGMPRERFTPANGEATLSGVYIETDDRTGRATRIVPVREGGALQASAP; from the coding sequence ATGAAGATTTTGTTTCTTGGCGATGTGATGGGCCGGGCCGGACGGCGGGCGATCACCGAAAATCTGGCGCGGCTGCGGCGCGACTGGAAGCTCGATTTCATTGTGGTCAATGGCGAGAATGCGACCGGCGGCATGGGGCTTTCGGGCGCACATGCCAAGACGTTGCTAGAGGCCGGGGCCGATTGCCTGACCCTTGGCGATCATGCTTTTGACCAGAAAGACATGCTCAGCTTTATAGAGCAGGAGCCGCGCGTGATCCGCCCGCTGAACTTTTCTAAGAATGCACCGGGCAAGGGGGCCAAGCTGTTCACAGCGCAGAATGGCAAGAAGGTCTTGGTGACCCAAGCGCTCGGCCAAGTCTTTATGAAACGCCCTTTTGATGATCCCTTTTCGGCGCTGGAGCCGGTGCTGAAAACGCACCCTCTGGGCGGAATGGCGCAGGCGATCATCGTCGATATGCACTGCGAAGCTACGAGCGAAAAGATGGCCATGGGCCACTGGTGCGACGGGCGGGCGAGCCTTGTTGTCGGCACCCATACCCATGTGCCCACCGCCGATGCGATGATCCTGCCGGGCGGGACGGCCTACCTCAGCGATGCGGGGATGTGCGGTGATTATCATTCGGTGATCGGCATGGATAAAGCCGAGCCGCTGCGCCGTTTCATCACCGGCATGCCGCGCGAACGTTTCACCCCTGCCAATGGCGAGGCGACACTCTCAGGCGTTTATATCGAAACGGATGACCGCACGGGCCGGGCCACGCGGATCGTGCCGGTGCGCGAGGGCGGTGCCTTGCAGGCCAGCGCACCTTAA
- a CDS encoding 5-formyltetrahydrofolate cyclo-ligase, whose amino-acid sequence MSEAAARKAAARKAAFARRKPLFEQANAAQAGYLSEVLAGYRGVPLSGFMPIRTEIDPRPAMAEACAHGPVGVPVIMWPDHPLSFSRWTPETPMVAGTFGAMIPEHNDFFEPEIVIVPLLAFNRAGARLGYGGGFYDRTLAMLRARRATMAIGFAFAGQESDDVPLEDTDEPLDLIVTEAGVIEVA is encoded by the coding sequence GTGAGCGAGGCTGCAGCGCGTAAGGCCGCGGCGCGCAAGGCCGCCTTTGCCCGCCGCAAGCCGTTGTTTGAACAGGCGAATGCCGCGCAGGCTGGGTATCTGTCTGAAGTTTTGGCAGGCTATCGCGGCGTGCCGCTTTCGGGCTTCATGCCCATTCGCACCGAAATCGACCCCCGCCCGGCCATGGCCGAGGCCTGCGCCCACGGCCCGGTCGGCGTGCCGGTGATCATGTGGCCCGACCACCCGTTGTCGTTCTCGCGCTGGACACCCGAGACGCCGATGGTGGCGGGCACTTTCGGCGCGATGATCCCCGAACATAACGATTTTTTCGAACCCGAGATCGTGATCGTTCCGCTGCTGGCCTTTAACCGCGCAGGCGCGCGGCTGGGCTATGGCGGCGGATTTTATGATCGGACACTGGCGATGCTGCGCGCGCGCCGGGCCACCATGGCAATCGGTTTCGCCTTTGCCGGGCAGGAGAGCGACGACGTTCCGTTGGAAGACACCGATGAGCCGCTGGATCTGATCGTGACAGAGGCCGGGGTGATTGAGGTGGCGTGA